In Myxococcus stipitatus, the following are encoded in one genomic region:
- a CDS encoding BlaI/MecI/CopY family transcriptional regulator produces the protein MKKRTWEPLGTLEAAVMKVVWRKSPVTAREVCDRMTGREERAYTTIMTTMDRLHRKGLLEREKDGLAWRYTPALSQPAFEKALADGLAADILQSHGETALAAFVDATADVDESLLDRLAQLIAERRRGRR, from the coding sequence GTGAAGAAACGCACCTGGGAACCGCTCGGCACGCTGGAGGCGGCCGTGATGAAGGTCGTCTGGCGCAAGTCGCCTGTCACGGCGCGCGAGGTGTGTGACCGGATGACGGGCCGCGAGGAGCGCGCCTACACGACCATCATGACGACGATGGACAGGCTGCACCGCAAGGGCCTTCTGGAACGGGAGAAGGACGGCCTGGCGTGGCGCTACACGCCGGCCCTCTCTCAGCCCGCGTTCGAGAAGGCGCTGGCGGACGGGCTCGCGGCCGACATCCTCCAGTCACATGGCGAGACGGCGCTGGCCGCGTTCGTGGATGCGACGGCCGACGTGGACGAGTCATTGCTCGACCGGCTCGCACAGCTCATCGCGGAGCGCCGGCGGGGCCGCCGATGA
- a CDS encoding DMT family transporter — MSISPRVAGAVLGLSAAALFGVSAPVAKLLLPSSTPLMLAALLYLGGGLGLTALELLRGLRTPPPDRREAPLARKDVPLLLGVILCGGVVGPVLMLVGLQRLTGVAASLMLNLEGPFTIILALLVFGEHLGRAGALAAGLIMAGATVLGLQEGELRGDVLGILALAGACLAWAVDNNLTQRLSLKDPLALVRFKTLGSGSCTLLLALLTGQSLPTGTVLGAALVLGFASHGVSIVLDAYSLRLVGAAREAAYFATAPFVGALVAVPLLGEHLRPLDLLACGLMAGGVVLLLRERHAHVHTHAALEHEHLHTHDLHHSHEPPPASPPPSPTPIATNTRP; from the coding sequence GTGTCGATATCCCCACGAGTCGCGGGCGCGGTACTCGGCCTGTCGGCCGCTGCCCTCTTCGGCGTGAGCGCTCCGGTGGCGAAGCTGCTCCTTCCGTCGAGCACGCCGCTGATGTTGGCCGCCCTCCTCTATCTTGGAGGAGGACTGGGGCTCACAGCGCTCGAGTTGCTGCGCGGACTGCGCACGCCCCCACCGGACAGGCGTGAAGCTCCGCTCGCGCGAAAGGATGTCCCGCTGCTCTTGGGCGTCATCCTGTGCGGCGGCGTGGTGGGGCCGGTCTTGATGCTGGTGGGCCTGCAACGTCTGACGGGCGTCGCGGCCTCCTTGATGCTCAACCTGGAGGGCCCGTTCACCATCATCCTGGCCCTCCTCGTCTTCGGCGAACACCTGGGCCGAGCGGGAGCCCTCGCGGCGGGGCTCATCATGGCGGGCGCCACCGTCTTGGGACTCCAGGAGGGAGAGCTGCGCGGCGACGTGCTCGGCATCCTCGCGCTGGCGGGAGCCTGCCTCGCGTGGGCGGTGGACAACAACCTCACCCAGCGGCTGTCCCTCAAGGACCCGCTCGCGTTGGTGCGCTTCAAGACGCTGGGTTCGGGGTCCTGCACGCTCCTCCTCGCATTGCTCACCGGACAGTCCCTCCCCACGGGCACCGTGCTGGGCGCCGCCCTGGTGCTCGGGTTCGCCAGCCATGGGGTGTCCATCGTTCTTGATGCCTATTCCTTGAGGCTCGTGGGCGCCGCACGCGAGGCCGCCTACTTCGCCACGGCGCCATTCGTCGGAGCACTCGTCGCGGTGCCGCTCCTGGGTGAGCACCTGCGACCCCTCGACCTGCTCGCGTGCGGACTGATGGCGGGAGGCGTCGTCCTGCTCCTGCGCGAGCGGCATGCCCATGTGCATACCCACGCCGCCCTGGAGCACGAACATCTGCACACGCACGACCTGCATCACTCGCACGAGCCCCCCCCGGCATCTCCCCCACCGAGCCCCACTCCCATCGCCACCAACACGCGCCCGTGA
- a CDS encoding DUF2254 domain-containing protein translates to MGAHTRRPHEGQSLRWWVRHQLWIPPIVGAVVGGCLGVLFVQPPFPIEWVLSGAAWQATATEARSALSAVLGIAITSLSIILSLSMLVVQNAAGQYSPRLLRKYLHSAGIRVVIPVFVGTSVYCLVAAHAFGFLSEVERAPRPALGLAMLLLIICEGALVYSVFQTFQIMRVENLVRRVREDTVDTARTLERFRARDLPGAPPVCPRTGAVWPLRVQRNGFIVSVNAQAILDVATTTRLIVHLERAIGEPVTQGDEVGWLEMEAAAPPSRLESPEALVLRAIRLDRWRDEDRDIALGVRQLVDVAIKALSPGINDPYTAVESVDQMTFLLCELSQLQLGSRVLADASGTPRVFLRGPTLRDLLLLATDQILRYGGGEPAVVLRLLRLTAAVGLRMRDAEDRQAAREQLHSILAVSEQTQRGATSHTLLRRHAEALEQALEGGPWPALPAIGF, encoded by the coding sequence TTGGGGGCGCACACACGGCGGCCGCATGAGGGGCAGTCCCTGCGCTGGTGGGTCCGCCACCAACTGTGGATTCCGCCCATCGTGGGGGCCGTGGTCGGCGGATGCCTGGGCGTCCTCTTCGTGCAGCCGCCCTTCCCCATCGAATGGGTGTTGAGTGGAGCCGCCTGGCAAGCGACGGCCACCGAGGCACGGAGCGCGCTCTCCGCGGTGCTGGGCATCGCAATCACCTCGCTCAGCATCATCCTGTCACTCTCCATGCTCGTGGTGCAGAACGCCGCGGGGCAGTACTCACCGCGACTGCTGCGCAAGTACCTGCACAGCGCGGGCATCCGGGTGGTCATCCCGGTGTTCGTCGGCACGAGCGTCTACTGCCTCGTGGCGGCACACGCGTTCGGGTTCCTCTCGGAGGTCGAGCGCGCGCCGCGCCCCGCACTCGGGCTGGCCATGCTGCTGCTCATCATCTGCGAGGGCGCCCTCGTCTACTCGGTGTTCCAGACGTTCCAAATCATGCGCGTGGAGAACCTCGTCAGGCGGGTGCGAGAAGACACGGTGGACACGGCGCGAACCCTTGAGCGCTTCCGCGCCCGAGACCTGCCCGGAGCGCCGCCAGTGTGTCCTCGAACCGGCGCGGTCTGGCCGCTGCGCGTCCAGCGCAACGGCTTCATCGTCTCCGTCAATGCCCAGGCGATTCTCGACGTGGCCACGACGACCCGGCTCATCGTCCATCTGGAGCGCGCCATCGGCGAGCCGGTGACTCAAGGCGATGAGGTCGGCTGGCTCGAGATGGAGGCCGCCGCGCCGCCCTCGCGACTCGAGTCCCCCGAGGCGCTCGTGCTCCGTGCCATCCGGTTGGACCGGTGGCGCGACGAAGACAGGGACATCGCCCTGGGCGTGCGTCAACTGGTGGACGTGGCCATCAAGGCGCTGTCCCCGGGAATCAACGACCCGTACACCGCCGTGGAGTCCGTGGACCAGATGACGTTCCTGCTGTGTGAGCTGAGTCAGCTCCAGCTCGGGTCCCGCGTGTTGGCGGATGCGTCAGGAACCCCACGCGTCTTCCTGCGCGGGCCCACGTTGAGGGACCTGCTCTTGCTGGCCACGGACCAGATTCTCCGCTACGGCGGGGGAGAACCGGCGGTGGTGCTCCGGCTCCTGCGCCTCACCGCCGCCGTGGGCCTGCGCATGCGCGACGCGGAGGACCGCCAGGCCGCGCGGGAGCAGCTCCACTCCATCCTCGCTGTCTCCGAGCAGACACAGCGCGGCGCCACATCGCACACGCTCCTGCGCCGTCACGCCGAAGCCCTCGAACAGGCGCTCGAGGGTGGCCCGTGGCCCGCCCTCCCCGCCATCGGCTTCTGA
- a CDS encoding MgtC/SapB family protein has product MATEFGSGDVLVRLLVAGAAGIVLGLPYRKRPGGVRTHYLVTLGAALFCTSGVNVAEVPSETLRIIQGVASGIGFVGAASVLKKGSAIFGITTAASIWIAAAVGCEAALGNPLLAACVAMAISLTSWLVGLLESKVFHRKRIMRGARELRELLGEEKPEDKPR; this is encoded by the coding sequence ATGGCCACGGAGTTCGGAAGTGGAGACGTGCTCGTTCGGCTCCTCGTGGCGGGGGCCGCGGGCATCGTCCTGGGGCTGCCCTACCGCAAGCGGCCGGGCGGCGTGCGCACGCACTACCTGGTGACGCTGGGCGCCGCGCTCTTCTGCACCTCGGGCGTGAACGTGGCGGAGGTTCCCTCGGAGACCTTGCGCATCATCCAAGGCGTGGCGTCCGGCATCGGCTTCGTCGGCGCGGCGAGTGTCCTCAAGAAGGGCAGCGCCATCTTCGGCATCACGACCGCCGCGTCCATCTGGATTGCCGCGGCGGTGGGCTGCGAGGCCGCGCTGGGCAACCCGCTGCTCGCCGCCTGTGTCGCGATGGCCATCTCCCTGACGAGTTGGCTGGTGGGGCTCCTGGAGAGCAAGGTGTTCCACCGCAAACGCATCATGCGGGGCGCGCGGGAGCTCCGGGAGCTGCTCGGCGAGGAGAAGCCCGAAGACAAGCCGCGCTGA
- a CDS encoding arylsulfatase, whose amino-acid sequence MASSGKSKGNGHGGNGHNGKQSGKKPNILVIWGDDIGLWNISAYNQGMMGYRTPNIDRIAKQGALMTDCYGQQSCTAGRAAFITGMNPLRTGLTTIGMPGADYGLQDSDPTIAEMLKPLGYTCGQFGKNHLGDSNRYLPTVHGFDEFHGNLYHLNAENEPECPDYPKDPAFKARFGPRGVLHSWATERDDPTEEPRWGRVGRQKIVDTGPLTTKRMETVDGEFLSSSLAFMEQAVKADKPFFIWHNTTRTHVWTFLQEKYRNKTGKGLYADAMTELDDIVGSLLAKLDELGVADNTLVVFSTDNGVEKMGWPDGGNAPFRGEKGSTWEGGVRVPCVVRWPGVIEPGTVINDIFAHEDWMPTLVAAAGGPTDLVEKCKQGHSVGGKKFRVHLDGYDQRGLLSGKEPGQRHEFVYVLDSGDIAAVRYDDWKVIFAYQDGHGPDMWFSGKRFNPAWPYLINLRSDPFEESLYSGLYTSWYGERMFLFVPAQLLVRKFAQSLLDYVPSQAPGSLSIGPLKDQVRQKMQEAQKHGKSEVGDQVMAFAKEVEKAIHRLQQSHA is encoded by the coding sequence ATGGCGAGCAGCGGCAAGTCGAAGGGCAACGGTCACGGCGGTAACGGCCACAACGGCAAGCAGTCGGGGAAGAAGCCGAACATCCTGGTCATCTGGGGGGATGACATCGGCCTGTGGAACATCAGCGCGTACAACCAGGGGATGATGGGCTATCGCACGCCCAACATCGACCGCATCGCCAAGCAAGGCGCGCTGATGACGGACTGCTACGGCCAGCAGAGCTGCACCGCGGGCCGCGCGGCCTTCATCACCGGCATGAACCCGCTGCGCACCGGGTTGACCACCATCGGCATGCCCGGCGCGGACTACGGCCTCCAGGACTCGGACCCCACCATCGCGGAGATGCTCAAGCCCCTGGGCTACACGTGTGGACAGTTCGGAAAGAATCACCTGGGCGACTCGAACCGCTACCTGCCCACCGTGCACGGCTTCGACGAGTTCCACGGCAACCTCTACCACCTCAACGCCGAGAACGAACCCGAGTGCCCTGACTACCCCAAGGACCCGGCCTTCAAGGCCCGCTTCGGGCCGCGAGGTGTGCTGCACTCCTGGGCGACCGAGCGCGACGACCCGACCGAGGAGCCTCGCTGGGGCCGCGTGGGCCGCCAGAAGATTGTCGACACGGGGCCGCTGACGACCAAGCGCATGGAGACGGTGGACGGCGAGTTCCTTTCGTCGTCGCTGGCCTTCATGGAGCAGGCGGTGAAGGCCGACAAGCCCTTCTTCATCTGGCACAACACCACGCGCACCCACGTCTGGACCTTCTTGCAGGAGAAGTATCGCAACAAGACCGGCAAGGGGCTCTACGCGGACGCGATGACGGAGCTGGACGACATCGTGGGCTCGCTGCTCGCGAAGCTCGACGAACTGGGCGTCGCGGACAACACCCTGGTCGTGTTCTCCACCGACAACGGCGTGGAGAAGATGGGCTGGCCCGACGGTGGCAACGCGCCCTTCCGGGGCGAGAAGGGCTCCACCTGGGAGGGCGGCGTGCGGGTGCCGTGTGTGGTGCGCTGGCCCGGGGTCATCGAGCCGGGCACGGTCATCAACGACATCTTCGCCCACGAGGACTGGATGCCCACGCTCGTGGCCGCGGCGGGTGGGCCCACGGACCTGGTGGAGAAGTGCAAGCAAGGCCACAGCGTCGGCGGCAAGAAGTTCCGCGTCCACCTGGACGGGTATGACCAGCGCGGCCTCCTGTCCGGCAAGGAGCCGGGCCAGCGGCACGAGTTCGTCTACGTGCTCGACAGCGGCGACATCGCGGCGGTCCGCTACGACGACTGGAAGGTCATCTTCGCCTACCAGGACGGCCACGGGCCTGACATGTGGTTCAGCGGCAAGCGCTTCAATCCGGCGTGGCCCTACCTCATCAACCTCCGCTCGGACCCGTTCGAGGAGTCGCTCTACTCCGGCCTCTACACGAGTTGGTATGGCGAGCGGATGTTCCTCTTCGTCCCCGCGCAGCTGCTGGTGAGAAAGTTCGCGCAGAGCCTCCTGGACTACGTCCCGAGCCAGGCTCCGGGCAGCCTCAGCATCGGCCCCCTCAAGGACCAGGTGCGGCAGAAGATGCAGGAGGCGCAGAAGCACGGGAAGTCGGAGGTCGGTGACCAGGTGATGGCGTTCGCGAAGGAGGTGGAGAAGGCCATCCACCGCCTCCAGCAGAGCCACGCCTGA
- a CDS encoding TonB-dependent receptor — MKTLFAVLCILVATGALAQAPDGGVADPDAGVPTGVLTKPPELLRQVEAPYPPEAAAQQLEGTVVMLIDISETGAVTNVEVTQPAGHGFDEAAVEAVKQFQFEPAHVDHVPAPVRIQYAYQFVFRPVQPEPSEDGGVAAPQAPVNFSGRALERGSRKPLAGAEVVIPDLELSTVADDEGRFSFRGVPLGTHEVLVVLGGYDRFRTKETMSEGLETRATYYVQKRIFSAYETVVRSERERKEVTSTTLQVAEVQRVPGTQGDTLKVVQNLPGVARPAFNGGQLVIRGTSPQESGVFLDGQRIPLLFHFGGLTSVYNSELLDALDYLPGNFSAYYGDITGGVINVRSREPKMDRIHGTAGVSLIESNAVIEGPITDTLGFAIGGRRSYVDLVLGVVPEGDGPSLQVAPRYYDAQLKLVWKPKVLPRHTFSFQGLTSRDRLGLVFDRPSDDDPTVTGALDVTTGFNQLRLRHQYRADALTLDTQALVGNTLVEFEVGARNLRIASTDLSLRSTAEYVLLESLTLAGGVDVTSNFARVKARIQSPPREGEPPRPLVNEALVTADGDFVQFYPSLWVEGRVSPVKGLLLVPGVRAEGYVFTDQKDARYTLNPRLAVRYALTDAVTLKGGAGVYHGPPIQDEASVDFGNPDLKAKRSLQYSVGAEWQPRQEWFISGEVFYNDLDDLIVRSDALVERDGERVPERLKNGGVGRIYGLEVLIRRSLTERLFGWISYTLSRSERRDAPGAAWRLFDNDQTHVLTAIASYKLPKGWEVGARFRFASGNPTTPVVGAVRDDTNDVFLPLFAAVNSRRLPSFNQLDVRVDKIFVFDTWTLDVYLDLMNAYQNPAVEGIAYNYNYSQSAYFKGLPILPVLGAKGSF; from the coding sequence ATGAAAACGCTCTTCGCCGTCCTCTGTATCCTCGTTGCCACCGGGGCGCTGGCCCAGGCCCCGGATGGCGGCGTCGCCGACCCCGACGCGGGTGTCCCCACCGGTGTGCTGACCAAGCCCCCGGAGCTGCTGCGTCAGGTCGAAGCGCCGTATCCCCCCGAGGCCGCCGCCCAGCAGCTGGAGGGGACGGTGGTGATGCTCATCGACATCTCGGAGACGGGCGCCGTCACGAATGTCGAGGTGACGCAACCCGCGGGCCACGGCTTCGACGAGGCCGCCGTGGAGGCGGTGAAGCAGTTCCAGTTCGAACCCGCGCACGTGGACCACGTCCCCGCGCCGGTGCGCATCCAGTACGCGTACCAGTTCGTCTTCCGGCCCGTGCAGCCCGAGCCGTCCGAGGACGGCGGTGTCGCCGCGCCGCAAGCGCCGGTGAACTTCAGTGGCCGGGCGCTGGAGCGAGGCTCGCGCAAGCCGCTGGCGGGCGCGGAGGTGGTGATTCCGGACCTGGAGCTGTCCACCGTCGCGGATGACGAGGGGCGCTTCTCCTTCCGGGGGGTGCCGCTGGGCACACACGAGGTGCTGGTGGTGCTGGGCGGGTATGACCGCTTCCGCACGAAGGAGACGATGTCGGAAGGGCTGGAGACCCGCGCCACGTACTACGTGCAGAAGCGCATCTTCAGCGCGTACGAGACGGTGGTGCGCAGCGAGCGCGAGCGCAAGGAAGTGACGAGCACCACGCTCCAGGTGGCGGAGGTGCAGCGGGTGCCCGGCACGCAGGGCGACACGCTCAAGGTGGTGCAGAACCTGCCCGGTGTCGCGCGGCCCGCGTTCAACGGCGGCCAGCTGGTCATCCGCGGCACCAGCCCGCAGGAGTCTGGCGTCTTCCTGGACGGCCAGCGCATCCCCCTGCTGTTCCACTTCGGCGGCCTGACGAGCGTCTACAACTCCGAGCTCCTGGACGCGCTGGACTACCTGCCCGGCAACTTCTCCGCCTACTACGGCGACATCACGGGCGGCGTCATCAACGTGCGCAGCCGTGAGCCGAAGATGGACCGCATCCACGGCACGGCGGGCGTGAGCCTCATCGAGTCGAACGCGGTCATCGAAGGGCCCATCACGGACACGTTGGGGTTCGCCATCGGCGGGCGGCGCTCGTACGTGGACCTGGTGTTGGGCGTGGTGCCGGAGGGGGATGGACCGAGCTTGCAGGTGGCGCCGCGCTACTACGACGCGCAGCTCAAGCTGGTGTGGAAGCCGAAGGTGCTGCCTCGGCACACGTTCTCGTTCCAGGGGCTCACCTCGCGGGACCGGTTGGGGTTGGTGTTCGACCGGCCCTCGGACGACGACCCCACCGTCACGGGCGCGCTGGATGTCACCACGGGCTTCAACCAGCTGCGGCTGCGCCATCAGTACCGCGCGGACGCGCTCACCCTGGACACGCAGGCGTTGGTGGGCAACACGCTGGTGGAGTTCGAGGTGGGGGCGCGCAACCTGCGCATCGCCTCCACGGACCTGAGCCTGCGCTCCACGGCCGAGTATGTGCTGCTCGAGTCGTTGACGTTGGCGGGCGGCGTGGACGTGACGAGCAACTTCGCGCGGGTGAAGGCGCGCATCCAGAGCCCGCCGCGCGAGGGTGAGCCGCCCCGGCCGCTCGTCAACGAGGCGCTGGTCACGGCGGATGGTGACTTCGTGCAGTTCTACCCCTCGCTGTGGGTAGAGGGCCGCGTGAGTCCGGTGAAGGGGCTCTTGTTGGTGCCGGGGGTGCGCGCGGAGGGCTACGTGTTCACGGACCAGAAGGACGCCCGGTACACGCTCAACCCGAGGCTGGCGGTGCGCTACGCGCTCACGGACGCGGTGACGCTGAAGGGCGGCGCGGGCGTGTATCACGGGCCGCCCATCCAGGATGAGGCCAGCGTGGACTTCGGCAATCCGGACCTGAAGGCCAAGCGCTCGTTGCAGTACAGCGTGGGCGCGGAGTGGCAGCCGCGCCAGGAGTGGTTCATCAGCGGCGAGGTCTTCTACAACGACCTGGATGACCTCATCGTGCGCTCGGACGCGCTCGTGGAGCGCGACGGTGAGCGGGTGCCGGAGCGGCTGAAGAACGGCGGCGTGGGGCGCATCTACGGGTTGGAGGTGCTCATCCGCCGCTCGTTGACCGAGCGCCTGTTCGGCTGGATTTCGTACACGCTGAGCCGCAGCGAGCGGCGGGACGCGCCGGGTGCGGCGTGGCGCTTGTTCGACAATGACCAGACGCACGTGCTGACCGCGATTGCGTCCTACAAGCTGCCGAAAGGCTGGGAGGTGGGGGCGCGCTTCCGCTTCGCGTCGGGGAATCCGACGACGCCGGTGGTGGGCGCGGTGCGCGACGACACCAACGACGTGTTCCTGCCGCTGTTCGCGGCGGTGAACTCCCGGCGGCTGCCGTCCTTCAACCAACTGGACGTCCGCGTGGACAAGATTTTCGTCTTCGACACGTGGACGTTGGACGTCTACCTGGACTTGATGAACGCGTACCAGAACCCGGCGGTGGAGGGCATCGCCTACAACTACAACTACAGCCAGAGCGCCTACTTCAAGGGACTGCCCATCCTCCCTGTCCTCGGCGCGAAGGGGAGCTTCTAG
- a CDS encoding OmpA/MotB family protein: MRTRLILASLVALSTGCVTQGTFDAKALEAEQLSKGLNDEKGAREAAEAKVKELAEKIATQDQEKQALETRLTASESRLTTGAAERRALQEQNAQLSALNDELARNSKKLAQAKEELEKKSSEYENLAHSLKQEISEGKIELSELKGRMTVQLKDKILFASGSSRVGKEGTAALNKIAEALKTVQGKIIRVEGHTDDVPTSGGQFQTNWELSLARAMAVVRTLQDAGVDPTRLSAAGYGQYQPIAANDSAENRSLNRRIEIVLAPKL, encoded by the coding sequence ATGCGGACACGGCTGATTCTGGCTTCGCTGGTGGCCCTCTCCACGGGTTGCGTCACGCAGGGCACGTTCGACGCGAAGGCCCTGGAGGCGGAGCAACTGAGCAAGGGCCTCAATGACGAGAAGGGCGCTCGCGAGGCCGCCGAAGCCAAGGTGAAGGAGCTGGCGGAGAAGATCGCCACCCAGGACCAGGAGAAGCAGGCGCTGGAGACGCGCCTGACGGCTTCCGAGTCGAGGCTCACGACGGGCGCCGCCGAGCGCCGCGCGTTGCAGGAGCAGAACGCGCAGCTCTCCGCGCTCAACGACGAGCTGGCGCGCAACTCCAAGAAGCTGGCGCAGGCGAAGGAGGAGCTGGAGAAGAAGAGCTCCGAGTACGAGAACCTGGCGCACAGCCTCAAGCAGGAGATTTCGGAAGGAAAGATTGAGCTGTCCGAGCTCAAGGGCCGGATGACGGTGCAGCTCAAGGACAAGATTCTCTTCGCCTCCGGCTCGTCGCGGGTGGGCAAGGAGGGCACGGCGGCGCTGAACAAGATCGCCGAGGCGCTCAAGACGGTGCAGGGCAAGATCATCCGCGTGGAAGGGCACACGGACGACGTGCCCACCAGCGGCGGGCAGTTCCAGACCAACTGGGAGCTGAGCCTGGCGCGTGCCATGGCGGTGGTGCGCACGCTCCAGGACGCGGGCGTGGACCCGACGCGGCTGTCGGCGGCGGGCTACGGCCAGTACCAGCCCATCGCGGCCAACGATTCGGCGGAGAACCGCAGCCTGAACCGGCGCATCGAAATCGTGCTCGCGCCCAAGTTGTGA
- a CDS encoding chalcone isomerase family protein: MKEQALRRIARWLVLGLTLASGVAFAGQKQVGGVRMPDSLTLQGRTVALAHMELHKRFIFKVYVWSLYLEDQPRSVSEAIASNSVKRLHFRFLRDISRSQLVESLRNGLYRNPDLREGPLAQQVGVMLASLRDVAKGGDLIITYTPGGGLEIAGEASGGVFIPGKSFADALFSAWLDVHPIFPR, from the coding sequence ATGAAGGAGCAGGCGTTGCGGAGAATCGCGCGGTGGCTCGTGCTGGGGCTGACCCTGGCATCCGGGGTGGCCTTCGCCGGGCAGAAGCAGGTGGGCGGGGTCCGCATGCCGGACTCGCTGACGCTCCAGGGCCGCACCGTGGCGCTGGCCCACATGGAGCTGCACAAGCGCTTCATCTTCAAGGTCTACGTGTGGAGCCTCTACCTGGAGGACCAGCCGCGCAGCGTGTCGGAGGCCATCGCCTCCAACTCCGTCAAGCGCCTCCACTTCCGCTTCCTGCGCGACATCAGCCGCTCCCAGTTGGTGGAGAGCCTGCGCAACGGCCTGTACCGCAATCCGGACCTGCGCGAGGGGCCCCTGGCCCAGCAGGTGGGGGTGATGCTGGCGTCCTTGCGCGACGTGGCGAAGGGCGGAGACCTCATCATCACCTACACGCCCGGGGGTGGTTTGGAGATCGCCGGAGAGGCCAGCGGGGGCGTCTTCATCCCCGGCAAATCCTTTGCGGATGCGCTCTTTTCGGCGTGGCTGGACGTGCACCCCATCTTCCCCCGCTGA
- a CDS encoding ketoacyl-ACP synthase III has product MFLHALGHFHPPNLLTNGFLEELGLQTSDAWILERVGIRSRHTVLPLEYLRETRNRDVRAAQEAALFSNAETGARAARMALERAGLKPSDIGLVVGGGCSPDECIPAESNRVAEKLGIDAPAVDLQSACSSFCTQLHFLTGMRPERLPEYVLVVNIDNSTRVVDYSDRSSAVLWGDGSSAAVLSPRVPGRWRVTETRLAGDPSGADKVRVPRVGHFTQNGAEVQKFAIRRSGETLLDLRGHYLARHPGKGPEDVTFIGHQANLRMLESVQRRCEVPDARHLYNVHLRGNTGAAGAPGVLSEHWDDASLGDAVVMSVVGSGLTWSGALLERVPPGSP; this is encoded by the coding sequence ATGTTCTTGCACGCGCTCGGTCACTTTCATCCCCCCAACCTCCTGACGAATGGCTTCCTCGAGGAGCTGGGGCTGCAGACGTCGGACGCCTGGATTCTGGAGCGGGTGGGTATCCGCTCGCGGCACACGGTGCTGCCCTTGGAATACCTGCGGGAGACGCGAAACCGGGACGTGCGCGCGGCGCAGGAGGCGGCGCTCTTCAGCAACGCGGAGACCGGCGCCCGGGCGGCACGCATGGCCCTGGAGCGCGCGGGGTTGAAGCCGTCGGACATCGGCCTGGTGGTGGGCGGTGGGTGCAGTCCGGATGAGTGCATCCCGGCGGAGTCCAACCGCGTGGCGGAGAAGCTGGGCATCGACGCGCCGGCGGTGGACCTCCAGTCCGCCTGCTCGTCGTTCTGCACCCAGCTCCACTTCCTCACGGGCATGCGTCCGGAGCGGCTGCCGGAGTACGTGCTGGTGGTCAACATCGACAACTCCACGCGCGTGGTGGACTACTCGGACCGCTCCTCGGCGGTGCTGTGGGGGGATGGCTCGTCCGCGGCGGTGCTGTCGCCGCGAGTGCCCGGCCGCTGGCGTGTCACAGAGACGCGCCTGGCGGGAGACCCGTCCGGAGCGGACAAGGTGCGGGTGCCTCGGGTGGGCCACTTCACCCAGAACGGGGCGGAGGTGCAGAAGTTCGCCATCCGCCGCTCGGGGGAGACCTTGTTGGATTTGCGCGGCCACTACCTCGCCCGGCATCCAGGCAAGGGCCCGGAGGACGTCACCTTCATCGGTCACCAGGCCAACCTGCGCATGCTGGAGTCCGTCCAGCGCCGCTGCGAGGTGCCCGACGCCCGCCACCTCTACAACGTCCACCTGCGCGGCAACACGGGCGCGGCCGGGGCCCCCGGCGTGCTGAGCGAGCACTGGGACGACGCCTCGCTGGGCGACGCGGTGGTGATGAGCGTGGTGGGCAGCGGCCTCACCTGGTCCGGCGCCCTGCTGGAGCGTGTCCCGCCCGGCTCGCCGTAG